One genomic segment of Candidatus Binatus sp. includes these proteins:
- a CDS encoding protein kinase — translation MNPGEQLTEGHMLDGRYRVRKVLGAGGMGRVYLGNDTRLANRPVAVKEMILGDGIQEKKAIEDFTREANVLARLSHQGIPTLIDHFAENGRHYLVMEFVAGGDLQALLDKLGPHGKLSEEKVLRWARQMLDVLEFLHGQKPPIIYRDLKPGNIMIDKSGRAMLIDFGIARFLPPGGRGTQIGSIGYAPPEQYMGKVEPRSDLYSLAATMHHLMTGRDPQLEPPFSFPLLRSLAPEISHQTAEVVMNALEKDVTKRPASAKAMLRALPEPPRENITSGSSTAASYTPSAISTSPTADLKRNAPAPQSYSPPSRAPTPAPRPRSAPIQSPAPWRPRPASPASNAPTIVLSEPIAVPSVEPGSAAKAAIPPLRRALELTERARSLIERGLSSLTNQNSAPATSPTAKTQDLKPHPATPSSGASRPAPRASSGPRSSQSNPVRAPSPQPAKSPGVVPVKAAANGAVAAKAAARLIARGEDVEFGIFGTRAVIGRSQQPSDELDIDLKRLARGAERVSRRHAEIVQRGADFFIRDLGSLNGTYIAGRGRLGRDQLYKLNDRDQVVFGSAILQFRRG, via the coding sequence ATGAATCCAGGTGAGCAACTCACCGAGGGCCACATGCTTGACGGTCGTTATCGCGTCAGGAAGGTGCTCGGCGCGGGCGGCATGGGCCGCGTTTATCTGGGGAACGACACGCGGTTAGCGAATCGGCCGGTCGCCGTCAAGGAGATGATCCTCGGCGACGGAATTCAGGAAAAGAAAGCGATCGAGGATTTCACGCGCGAGGCGAACGTGCTCGCGCGCCTGTCGCATCAGGGGATTCCGACTCTGATCGATCACTTCGCCGAGAACGGACGCCATTACCTGGTGATGGAATTCGTCGCGGGCGGCGACTTGCAAGCGCTGCTCGACAAGCTCGGGCCGCACGGCAAGCTCTCGGAAGAGAAGGTGCTGCGCTGGGCGCGCCAGATGCTCGACGTGCTCGAATTTCTGCATGGGCAGAAGCCGCCGATCATTTATCGCGATCTCAAGCCCGGCAATATCATGATCGACAAGAGCGGCCGCGCGATGCTGATCGACTTCGGTATCGCGCGCTTCCTGCCGCCCGGCGGACGCGGCACCCAGATCGGATCGATCGGCTACGCGCCGCCCGAGCAATACATGGGCAAGGTCGAGCCGCGCTCGGATCTCTATTCGCTCGCCGCCACGATGCATCATCTGATGACCGGACGCGATCCCCAGCTCGAGCCGCCGTTCAGTTTTCCGCTGCTTCGGAGCCTCGCGCCGGAAATATCGCATCAGACGGCCGAAGTGGTGATGAACGCGCTCGAGAAGGACGTGACCAAGCGGCCGGCGTCGGCCAAGGCGATGCTGCGGGCGCTGCCTGAGCCGCCGCGCGAAAATATCACTTCCGGTTCGAGCACGGCGGCGTCGTACACACCGTCGGCGATCAGCACGTCGCCGACCGCCGATCTGAAAAGGAATGCGCCTGCGCCGCAAAGCTACTCGCCGCCGTCGCGAGCGCCGACGCCCGCTCCGCGGCCGCGATCCGCGCCGATTCAATCGCCAGCGCCGTGGCGTCCGCGTCCTGCGTCACCGGCCTCGAATGCGCCGACGATCGTGCTGAGCGAGCCGATCGCAGTACCATCCGTGGAACCTGGGAGTGCGGCGAAAGCCGCGATACCGCCGCTCAGGCGTGCGCTCGAACTGACAGAGCGCGCGCGGAGTTTGATTGAGCGGGGACTAAGCTCGCTGACGAATCAGAATTCGGCGCCGGCGACGTCTCCCACCGCCAAGACCCAGGACTTGAAGCCGCACCCGGCGACGCCCTCGAGCGGCGCGTCGCGACCTGCGCCGCGAGCTTCGAGCGGGCCGCGGAGTTCGCAGTCGAATCCCGTGCGCGCGCCGTCGCCGCAACCGGCGAAATCGCCGGGCGTAGTACCAGTGAAGGCCGCCGCCAATGGCGCGGTCGCGGCAAAAGCGGCCGCCAGATTGATCGCGCGCGGCGAAGACGTGGAATTTGGCATTTTCGGCACGCGAGCGGTTATCGGGCGGTCGCAACAGCCGTCGGACGAGCTCGATATCGATCTGAAGCGGCTTGCACGCGGAGCGGAGCGCGTGTCGCGCCGCCACGCCGAGATAGTTCAGCGCGGCGCCGATTTTTTCATCCGCGATCTTGGCAGCCTGAACGGCACTTATATCGCCGGGCGCGGCCGGCTGGGACGCGACCAACTGTACAAATTGAACGATCGCGATCAGGTGGTGTTCGGTAGTGCTATACTGCAATTTCGACGAGGGTAG
- a CDS encoding FHA domain-containing protein: MIKCGECGYENMDGLDYCDGCGAKLNAAAGSGTTAAAPAPAESLAPAAPAEAAPTAPAPAAEAPAAEAEAAEIKSEAAPSEAPTGEIKPEAAPAPATTAAAGGAPFKAKLAIVRGSPRKGQEFPLEDGKNLVGRWDPETGSFPEVDLDADDPEAKISRKHAMLIIEGGKITIEDTGSLNGTYVNRQPRLTPGIPVEIKSGDEVIIGKTFLKLVVESIS, from the coding sequence ATGATCAAATGCGGCGAATGCGGCTACGAAAACATGGACGGTCTTGACTACTGCGACGGATGCGGCGCGAAGCTTAACGCGGCGGCCGGCTCAGGTACGACAGCCGCGGCGCCGGCGCCCGCAGAGAGTCTCGCGCCGGCGGCACCCGCCGAGGCAGCGCCGACCGCGCCTGCGCCAGCCGCAGAAGCTCCAGCGGCCGAAGCCGAGGCCGCTGAGATCAAATCGGAAGCTGCGCCATCCGAGGCGCCGACCGGCGAGATCAAGCCGGAAGCAGCACCGGCGCCGGCCACGACGGCCGCGGCAGGCGGAGCGCCGTTCAAGGCGAAACTCGCGATAGTTCGCGGTTCACCTCGCAAGGGCCAGGAGTTCCCGCTCGAAGACGGCAAGAACCTGGTGGGCCGCTGGGATCCAGAGACCGGATCGTTTCCCGAGGTCGATCTCGACGCCGACGACCCCGAGGCCAAGATTTCGCGCAAACACGCGATGCTGATTATCGAGGGTGGCAAGATCACGATCGAGGATACCGGCAGCTTGAATGGCACCTATGTGAATCGCCAGCCGCGGCTCACGCCGGGTATCCCGGTCGAGATCAAGTCGGGCGACGAAGTCATCATCGGAAAAACATTTTTAAAGCTGGTTGTCGAATCGATCTCCTGA
- a CDS encoding VWA domain-containing protein produces the protein MAEPLSFDALASSEHVLSSAENFVLYVLLEAVARGGGGAGGARVPLNLGVVIDRSGSMYDERRLEFVVDAVKFLADHLNADDKVSIVAFADKAKVMITPEAARDKGAVHRAIDDIDLLEIGGGTQMALGMRAAIDEVKKNLSSDRLNRVLVLTDGQTYEETACLDLVEKNRDQISFSTMGVGVEFNEKLLQRLAQDSNGKYHFIGDPAEIPGIFEDELQGLRAVTLRNGRIDVTLSQGVQVREAFRASPEIYVLGSPLVGEDRKISYEIGDLQAGVPGSVLLTLVLPPRKPGMVRILQSSFHYEVPGAGEATANCDLAVDYTLDRTLTSKRNGRVMNLVDQVSIAKLQSKAEEELKAGNIDRATRLLGNALQGTQRMGNVKATQALAGLMDQIKKTQTLQTRAAKTTLLQAQAVVRKTQMLDPEALKDFQKSE, from the coding sequence ATGGCGGAGCCACTTAGCTTCGACGCGCTAGCGAGCAGCGAACATGTGCTGTCGAGCGCCGAAAATTTTGTCCTCTACGTGTTGCTCGAAGCAGTTGCCCGCGGCGGGGGCGGCGCAGGCGGCGCGCGAGTTCCGCTGAACCTCGGCGTCGTGATCGATCGCTCGGGCTCGATGTACGACGAGCGGCGGCTCGAGTTCGTGGTCGACGCGGTGAAGTTTCTCGCCGACCATCTGAACGCCGACGACAAGGTGTCGATCGTAGCGTTTGCCGACAAGGCGAAAGTTATGATCACGCCCGAGGCGGCGCGCGACAAAGGCGCGGTGCATCGCGCGATCGATGATATCGATCTGCTCGAAATTGGCGGCGGCACGCAGATGGCGCTCGGGATGCGCGCGGCGATCGATGAGGTGAAAAAAAATCTCAGCTCGGATCGTTTGAATCGCGTGCTGGTGCTGACCGACGGACAAACCTACGAAGAGACCGCATGCCTCGACCTGGTCGAAAAGAATCGCGATCAGATTTCATTTTCGACGATGGGCGTCGGCGTCGAGTTCAACGAGAAATTGCTGCAGCGTCTCGCGCAGGATTCCAACGGCAAGTATCACTTTATCGGCGATCCGGCCGAGATTCCGGGAATCTTCGAAGACGAGTTGCAGGGGCTCCGCGCGGTCACGCTCCGCAACGGCCGAATCGACGTGACGCTGTCGCAAGGCGTGCAGGTGCGCGAGGCATTTCGCGCGTCGCCGGAAATTTACGTGCTGGGATCGCCGCTGGTCGGCGAGGATCGAAAGATCAGCTACGAGATCGGCGACCTGCAGGCGGGCGTGCCGGGATCGGTGTTGCTGACGCTGGTGCTGCCGCCGCGCAAGCCCGGCATGGTGCGAATTCTGCAAAGCAGTTTTCATTACGAAGTTCCAGGCGCCGGCGAGGCGACCGCCAACTGCGATCTCGCCGTCGATTACACGCTCGATCGCACGCTGACGAGCAAGCGCAATGGCCGCGTGATGAACCTCGTTGACCAAGTGTCAATCGCCAAGCTGCAATCGAAAGCTGAAGAGGAACTGAAGGCGGGCAATATCGATCGCGCGACGCGGCTGCTCGGCAACGCACTGCAAGGCACGCAGCGGATGGGCAACGTGAAAGCGACCCAGGCGCTGGCGGGCCTGATGGATCAAATCAAGAAGACGCAGACGCTGCAGACCAGGGCCGCCAAGACGACCTTGCTGCAGGCGCAGGCGGTGGTCAGAAAAACCCAGATGCTCGATCCGGAAGCTTTAAAAGATTTTCAGAAGTCGGAATAG
- a CDS encoding thiolase family protein has protein sequence MELRAKCAIAGLGQTRMGKNFDHPGPVGFAAEAVNLALEDAGLKRTDLDGLLVNPGLTWGDNAMASFSLQQAMGLSNLRLTATMNLGGATAAAMIMHAAQSIAAGMAEVVAGVFSDAPLRPPAPDKAQGAGSAAAYGFARGVNAAYGLFGVNAHYAFVAQRHMHLYGTTNDHLGAIAVAERQWANLNPDAQFCDTPMSMADYHASRWVVEPFHLYDCCLVSNGGLAVIVTSAERAKDLKRPPVYVLGMGQGHPGGDPMETLVSGAPIAKKTAFKMANISLNDVDFCELYDCYTFTVLVTLEDYGYCKKGEGGAFVADGKIGPNGTLPVNTGGGQLSSFYMWGMTPVSEAIVQIRGDGGRRQVPKHEVGLVSGNGGILSTHSTLVLGSHA, from the coding sequence ATGGAACTCAGAGCCAAATGCGCGATCGCCGGGCTGGGACAAACCCGGATGGGCAAGAACTTCGATCATCCCGGGCCGGTGGGCTTTGCGGCCGAGGCCGTTAATCTTGCTCTCGAGGACGCGGGCCTCAAGCGCACTGACCTCGACGGCCTGCTGGTCAACCCCGGACTGACCTGGGGCGACAACGCGATGGCGTCGTTCTCCCTCCAACAGGCGATGGGTCTCTCCAACCTTCGGCTGACTGCGACGATGAATCTCGGCGGCGCGACCGCAGCCGCGATGATCATGCATGCAGCGCAATCGATCGCAGCCGGGATGGCCGAGGTCGTCGCCGGCGTGTTCTCCGATGCGCCGCTGCGTCCGCCCGCGCCCGACAAAGCCCAGGGTGCTGGATCCGCGGCGGCTTACGGCTTCGCGCGCGGCGTCAATGCGGCCTACGGACTCTTCGGCGTCAATGCGCACTACGCCTTCGTCGCGCAGCGTCATATGCATCTCTACGGCACGACCAATGACCATCTGGGCGCGATCGCGGTTGCCGAGCGTCAGTGGGCGAATCTCAATCCCGACGCGCAGTTTTGTGACACGCCGATGTCGATGGCGGATTACCACGCCTCGCGATGGGTGGTCGAGCCGTTTCATCTGTACGATTGCTGCCTCGTGTCGAACGGCGGTCTCGCCGTGATCGTGACGTCGGCGGAGCGCGCCAAGGATCTGAAGCGGCCGCCGGTGTACGTGCTCGGGATGGGACAAGGGCATCCAGGCGGAGATCCGATGGAGACTTTGGTGTCGGGCGCGCCGATCGCCAAGAAAACCGCGTTCAAAATGGCGAACATCTCGCTGAACGACGTGGATTTTTGTGAACTTTACGACTGCTATACTTTCACCGTGCTCGTCACGCTCGAGGATTACGGCTACTGCAAGAAGGGCGAAGGCGGCGCGTTCGTCGCCGATGGCAAAATCGGTCCCAACGGCACGCTGCCAGTGAATACCGGCGGCGGCCAGCTAAGCTCGTTCTATATGTGGGGGATGACGCCGGTCAGCGAGGCGATCGTGCAAATCCGCGGCGATGGCGGCAGGCGGCAGGTGCCGAAGCATGAGGTGGGGCTGGTATCGGGCAATGGGGGAATCCTCTCGACTCATTCGACGCTGGTCCTCGGCTCTCACGCCTGA
- a CDS encoding Zn-ribbon domain-containing OB-fold protein, whose product MPEKSKPVPKPIPSITPDMVEFFAGAREGRLMIQKCGGCGALRFPAYEICSKCNSTKAKWVQVSGRGTVYSFNIMHQLYHPGFATEVPYAVVVVELEEGCKFVSNLLGIKPHEIKCGMPVEAVFEKLSETVSIPKFRPRASS is encoded by the coding sequence ATGCCTGAAAAAAGCAAACCAGTTCCCAAGCCGATTCCCTCGATCACGCCGGACATGGTGGAGTTCTTCGCGGGTGCGCGCGAAGGGCGCCTGATGATCCAGAAGTGCGGCGGATGCGGCGCGCTTAGATTCCCGGCCTACGAAATCTGCTCGAAGTGCAATTCCACCAAGGCGAAGTGGGTGCAGGTCAGCGGCCGCGGCACCGTCTATAGCTTCAACATCATGCATCAGCTTTATCATCCGGGGTTTGCGACCGAGGTGCCGTATGCGGTCGTCGTGGTGGAACTCGAAGAGGGATGCAAGTTCGTATCGAATCTGCTCGGTATCAAGCCGCACGAAATCAAGTGCGGGATGCCGGTCGAGGCGGTGTTCGAAAAGCTGAGCGAAACCGTATCGATACCGAAATTTCGGCCTCGCGCCTCAAGTTGA
- a CDS encoding hybrid sensor histidine kinase/response regulator, producing MFPLDKKYFQRLLESAPDIIIAVDKEGMITFYNDGARTNLGYSSDEIIGQNCTLIYPSLEEARRVMKAMRAGDNVRISSFETVFRNKAGEMIPVTISGSLIHDDDGNEIGSIGFARDIRRMRHAQQLATAGEIAVSLAHEINNPLESIINNLDLLSRCLEGRLSEAEKVVENERLDSIRNSIDRVQAIVRRLDEMTRKGEYETRDYLAGKRMADLAPRETAKERTHEAPHSPESYPLEGMSVIVLDDDIAVVNSLAEILRAERCIVNCATRPSAAFGILRNVKVDAVISDVVMPEMDGYDFYLKVKEEMPNLPVILMTAYYYDKDHILKRSRLRGLEGALFKKPVNPAKLRQMLMQLRQKSNQAKADARVAAAVAKAAAQQ from the coding sequence ATGTTTCCGCTAGACAAAAAATATTTCCAGCGCTTGCTGGAGAGTGCCCCCGACATCATTATCGCCGTCGACAAGGAAGGCATGATCACTTTCTACAACGACGGCGCTCGCACCAACCTCGGTTACAGCTCCGACGAAATCATCGGGCAGAACTGCACGCTCATCTATCCGTCGCTCGAGGAAGCGCGGCGCGTGATGAAAGCGATGCGGGCCGGCGACAACGTCCGCATCTCGAGCTTCGAGACGGTTTTCCGCAACAAGGCCGGCGAGATGATCCCGGTGACGATCTCCGGCTCGCTGATCCATGATGACGACGGCAACGAGATCGGCTCGATCGGCTTCGCGCGTGATATCCGCCGCATGCGTCACGCGCAACAACTCGCGACGGCCGGTGAAATCGCGGTCAGCCTGGCGCACGAAATCAACAATCCGCTCGAATCGATCATCAACAACCTCGACCTGCTGTCGCGATGCCTCGAAGGGCGCCTCAGCGAAGCCGAAAAGGTCGTCGAGAACGAACGGCTCGATTCGATTCGCAATTCGATCGACCGCGTGCAGGCAATCGTCCGCCGCCTCGACGAGATGACACGCAAGGGCGAGTACGAAACGCGCGATTATCTCGCCGGCAAGCGGATGGCCGACCTGGCGCCGCGCGAGACCGCCAAGGAAAGGACTCACGAAGCCCCGCACTCGCCCGAGAGCTATCCGCTCGAAGGGATGTCTGTGATCGTGCTCGACGACGATATCGCGGTGGTGAATTCGCTCGCGGAAATTCTGCGCGCCGAGCGATGTATCGTGAATTGCGCGACGCGGCCGTCGGCCGCATTCGGCATCCTGCGCAACGTCAAGGTGGACGCGGTGATTTCGGACGTCGTGATGCCTGAGATGGACGGCTACGACTTCTATCTCAAGGTCAAGGAAGAGATGCCGAATCTGCCGGTGATCCTGATGACGGCGTATTACTACGACAAGGATCACATCCTTAAGCGATCGCGCTTGCGGGGACTCGAGGGCGCGCTGTTCAAGAAGCCGGTGAATCCGGCGAAGCTGCGCCAGATGCTGATGCAACTGCGGCAGAAGTCGAACCAGGCGAAGGCCGACGCGCGCGTCGCCGCGGCGGTGGCCAAAGCCGCCGCCCAGCAGTAA